Proteins encoded by one window of Actinocorallia herbida:
- a CDS encoding ABC transporter permease, which translates to MLRRRAAALLHRRPGLRLGLLLSAPMVWLVVAYLGALAALFLSAFWSTDVFTGDLVHEFTLRNFEDVFTDPVYLTIALRSVGVAVLVTVLCLVIGFPMAFAMAKVVAPRWRPVLLIGVLMPLWAAYLVKAYAWRVMLAQGGVVDWALSPLGLEGPGYGLTATVIVLTYLWLPYMILPIYTGLERLPESLLDASGDLGAKAWTTFRRVVLPMTFPSVVAGTLFTFSLSLGDYITVKIVGGKSQLIGNVVYDNIGAANNLPFAAAVATLPVVVMLGYILAVRRTGALEEM; encoded by the coding sequence GTGCTGCGGCGCCGGGCGGCCGCCCTGTTGCATCGGCGGCCGGGGCTGCGGCTCGGGTTGCTGCTCTCGGCGCCGATGGTCTGGCTCGTCGTCGCTTATCTCGGTGCGCTCGCCGCGCTGTTCCTGTCGGCCTTCTGGTCGACGGACGTGTTCACGGGGGACCTCGTTCACGAGTTCACGCTGAGGAACTTCGAGGACGTGTTCACCGACCCGGTCTACCTGACGATCGCGCTGCGCAGCGTGGGGGTCGCGGTCCTCGTCACGGTGCTGTGCCTGGTCATCGGGTTCCCGATGGCGTTCGCGATGGCGAAGGTGGTCGCGCCGCGGTGGCGTCCGGTGCTGTTGATCGGGGTGCTCATGCCGCTGTGGGCGGCGTACCTCGTCAAGGCGTACGCGTGGCGGGTCATGCTCGCGCAGGGCGGGGTCGTGGACTGGGCGCTGTCTCCGCTCGGCCTGGAAGGGCCCGGCTACGGGCTCACCGCGACGGTCATAGTGCTGACCTACCTGTGGCTGCCGTACATGATCCTGCCTATCTACACCGGGCTGGAGCGGCTTCCCGAGTCGCTTCTCGACGCGTCCGGCGACCTCGGGGCGAAGGCGTGGACGACCTTCCGCAGGGTCGTGCTGCCGATGACGTTCCCGTCGGTCGTCGCCGGGACGCTGTTCACGTTCTCGCTCAGCCTCGGCGACTACATCACCGTCAAGATCGTCGGCGGGAAGAGCCAGCTCATCGGCAACGTCGTCTACGACAACATCGGCGCCGCCAACAACCTGCCCTTCGCCGCGGCCGTCGCGACCCTGCCCGTCGTCGTCATGCTCGGCTACATCCTCGCCGTCCGCCGGACCGGCGCCCTGGAGGAGATGTGA